In Onychostoma macrolepis isolate SWU-2019 chromosome 12, ASM1243209v1, whole genome shotgun sequence, a single window of DNA contains:
- the dhrs7cb gene encoding dehydrogenase/reductase (SDR family) member 7Cb: protein MGIPSFMVLPLLIVVFAGVYYVYNEVMRFMSKSMVRNKVVVITDAVSGMGSECARLFHEGGARLVLCGPSWDKLESLHDSLCSGSDPSKTFTPKLVLLDFSDMENISDVITEIGECYGCVDALICNSSMKVKAPVQNLSLEMDKTVMDVNYFGPITLAKGILPLMITRRTGQFVLVNSIQGKLALPFRTCYAASKHAVQAFFDCLRAEVEEYGISVSTISHTFINAGAENGAPSQTPPTNRLWAYISGKLNTHGVTPSSLAHEIVRTVNRQNREVLLAHPVPWVALYIRSLLPSFFFAVVAAGVKDGAMAEQLK from the exons ATGGGTATCCCATCGTTTATGGTGCTGCCGCTGCTGATCGTGGTGTTCGCTGGAGTTTACTATGTTTACAATGAGGTCATGCGCTTCATGTCCAAGTCCATGGTGCGGAACAAAGTTGTGGTGATCACAGACGCCGTGTCCGGGATGGGAAGTG AATGTGCCAGACTGTTTCATGAAGGCGGTGCGAGGCTGGTTCTGTGCGGGCCGAGCTGGGATAAGCTTGAATCTCTGCATGATTCTCTGTGCAGTGGATCAGACCCCAGTAAA ACTTTCACACCCAAGCTGGTGCTGCTGGACTTCAGCGATATGGAGAACATTTCGGATGTGATCACAGAGATTGGCGAGTGTTACGGCTGTGTGGATGCGCTGATATGCAACAGCAGCATGAAGGTCAAAGCACCGGTGCAGAATctctctctggagatggacaAAACTGTCATGGACGTCAACTACTTTGGGCCCATAACACTGGCCAAAG GCATTCTTCCGTTAATGATCACGAGACGGACGGGTCAGTTTGTGCTGGTCAACAGCATCCAAGGGAAACTGGCTCTACCATTCCGAACATGCT ATGCCGCGTCCAAACATGCAGTCCAGGCGTTCTTTGACTGTCTGAGAGCAGAGGTGGAGGAGTACGGGATCTCTGTCAGCACCATCAGCCACACCTTCATTAATGCAGGAGCAGAGAACGGTGCTCCCTCCCAAACGCCGCCCACCAACCGCCTCTGGGCCT ACATCTCTGGTAAGCTGAACACTCACGGTGTGACTCCCAGCAGTCTGGCCCACGAGATCGTGAGGACGGTGAACCGGCAGAATCGAGAGGTCCTCCTCGCCCATCCCGTGCCGTGGGTCGCCCTCTACATCCGCTCGCTGCTGCCCAGCTTCTTCTTCGCTGTGGTGGCCGCCGGCGTGAAGGACGGAGCTATGGCCGAGCAGCTGAAATAA